One region of Oxalobacteraceae bacterium OTU3CAMAD1 genomic DNA includes:
- a CDS encoding patatin-like phospholipase family protein, with protein MGIQKKTGLILTGGGARAAYQVGVLQAISEILWEAGWPPARNPFDIICGTSAGAINATALACRADNFGEGVQKLLDVWQHIAVEQVYRADSLGVIRSGARWLSLLSFGWLLRKWRAAPPASLLDNTPLVGLLHRMLDLPRLDAALSEGLLHALAVTASSYTAGNHLTFYQTAADIAPWIRMQRVALQDQIGVEHLLASSAIPFIFPATPLYMGGHREYCGDGSMRQLAPISPAIHLGASKVLVVGAGRLTEPARSAAEKSAARYPSLAQIAGHAMSSIFLDSLAVDIERLERVNKTLSMLPPELLEQTPLKPVKLLVIAPSERLDDIASRHIASLPAPIRTMLSGIGATETRGAALASYLLFESTYTCELIRLGQRDTQARKEDVLAFFES; from the coding sequence ATGGGAATTCAAAAGAAAACAGGGCTGATCCTGACCGGGGGCGGCGCCCGCGCGGCCTACCAGGTCGGCGTTCTCCAGGCGATCTCGGAGATACTATGGGAAGCGGGCTGGCCTCCGGCGCGTAATCCTTTCGACATCATTTGCGGCACCTCGGCCGGCGCCATCAACGCCACCGCGCTGGCCTGCCGCGCCGACAACTTCGGCGAGGGCGTGCAAAAGCTGCTCGACGTCTGGCAGCATATCGCGGTCGAACAGGTCTACCGCGCCGATTCGCTGGGCGTGATCCGCTCCGGCGCGCGCTGGCTGTCGCTGCTGTCGTTCGGCTGGCTGCTGCGCAAATGGCGCGCCGCGCCGCCGGCGTCGCTGCTCGACAACACGCCGCTGGTCGGCCTGCTGCACCGCATGCTCGACCTGCCGCGCCTGGACGCGGCGCTGTCCGAGGGCCTGCTGCACGCGCTGGCCGTCACCGCCTCGTCCTACACCGCCGGCAACCACCTGACCTTTTACCAGACCGCCGCCGACATCGCGCCGTGGATCCGCATGCAGCGCGTGGCGCTGCAGGACCAGATCGGCGTCGAGCACCTGCTGGCGTCGTCGGCGATCCCGTTCATCTTCCCGGCCACGCCGCTGTACATGGGCGGCCACCGCGAGTACTGCGGCGACGGCTCGATGCGCCAGCTCGCGCCGATCTCGCCGGCGATCCACCTCGGCGCCAGCAAGGTGCTGGTGGTGGGGGCGGGGCGCCTGACCGAGCCGGCCCGCAGCGCCGCCGAAAAAAGCGCGGCGCGCTATCCCAGCCTGGCGCAGATCGCCGGCCACGCGATGTCGTCGATCTTCCTCGATTCGCTGGCGGTCGATATCGAGCGCCTCGAGCGCGTCAACAAGACCTTGTCGATGCTGCCGCCCGAGCTGCTCGAGCAAACCCCCCTCAAGCCGGTCAAGCTGCTGGTGATCGCGCCTTCCGAACGGCTCGACGACATCGCCAGCCGCCACATCGCCAGCTTGCCGGCGCCGATACGCACCATGTTGTCCGGCATCGGCGCGACCGAAACGCGCGGCGCCGCATTGGCCTCGTATTTATTGTTCGAATCGACTTATACTTGCGAGTTGATCCGCCTCGGTCAGCGCGACACCCAGGCGCGCAAAGAGGACGTGCTGGCCTTCTTCGAATCCTGA
- a CDS encoding acyltransferase — protein sequence MREQLWDAARGIGILLVVYGHVLRGLVAAGLVPADSPLVFSDYVVYTFHMPLFFLLAGINAARGMSRDNFISSKIPTIVYPYFLWTFLQGGMQLAVGGANNPVTMEALLSILWAPVFQYWFLSAIFVCHLLARFFSTDPLRLALFAVAAYPAGIYLVTALPVLANPFSMLIFYVAGIYLAPHMKSIVVRLSGAASIAATVLGLGIAVYVASRMGGYRAPSAVCAAFLGILLVLQIGNLQAAPGLRRVFELLGLASMPIFLAHVFATAGARMLLTKLGVSNVPLHLAAGMLAGVAGPLALFYLAYRLRQERLLGFSSGAAVFEPAPARVGAAVRP from the coding sequence ATGAGAGAACAATTATGGGACGCGGCGCGCGGGATCGGCATTCTGCTGGTCGTGTACGGCCACGTGCTGCGCGGCTTGGTGGCGGCCGGGCTGGTACCTGCCGACAGTCCGCTGGTGTTCTCGGACTATGTCGTCTACACCTTCCACATGCCCTTGTTTTTCTTGCTGGCAGGAATCAACGCGGCGCGCGGCATGTCCCGCGACAATTTCATCAGCAGCAAGATACCGACCATCGTCTACCCGTATTTCCTGTGGACGTTCCTGCAGGGCGGCATGCAGCTGGCCGTCGGCGGCGCCAACAATCCGGTGACGATGGAGGCGCTGCTGTCGATCCTCTGGGCACCGGTGTTCCAGTACTGGTTCCTCTCCGCGATCTTCGTCTGCCACCTGCTGGCGCGGTTCTTCAGCACCGACCCGCTGCGGCTGGCCCTGTTCGCGGTGGCGGCCTACCCGGCCGGCATCTACCTGGTCACGGCGTTGCCGGTGCTCGCCAATCCATTCAGCATGCTGATCTTCTATGTGGCCGGCATTTACCTGGCGCCGCATATGAAATCCATCGTGGTGCGCCTCTCCGGCGCCGCCAGCATCGCGGCAACCGTGCTCGGGCTCGGTATCGCCGTCTACGTGGCCAGCCGCATGGGCGGCTACCGGGCGCCGAGCGCGGTCTGCGCGGCCTTCCTCGGCATCCTGCTGGTGTTGCAAATTGGCAACCTGCAGGCGGCGCCGGGCCTGCGGCGCGTGTTCGAGTTGCTGGGGCTGGCATCGATGCCCATCTTTCTGGCGCACGTGTTCGCCACGGCCGGCGCGCGCATGCTGCTGACGAAGCTGGGTGTGAGCAACGTGCCGCTGCACCTGGCGGCGGGCATGCTGGCCGGCGTGGCCGGGCCGCTGGCGCTGTTCTACCTGGCCTACCGGCTGCGCCAGGAACGGCTGTTGGGCTTCAGCAGCGGAGCGGCGGTGTTCGAACCGGCGCCCGCGCGCGTCGGCGCCGCCGTGCGGCCGTGA